A genomic stretch from Rhodobacterales bacterium HKCCA1288 includes:
- a CDS encoding SufE family protein gives MASERFEEIAETFEFLDDWEDRYRHVIELGKAMEPLPEAMRVPATKVDGCASQVWIMPRIEGQGPEARFDFQGESDAMIVRGLIAVLHALYAGLSIAEVLAVDPRAELARLGLNDHLSAQRSNGLRAMVERIHLLAAEARG, from the coding sequence ATGGCCAGCGAACGCTTTGAGGAAATCGCAGAAACATTCGAATTTCTGGACGATTGGGAAGACCGCTATCGCCATGTGATCGAATTGGGCAAAGCGATGGAGCCCTTGCCCGAGGCGATGCGCGTTCCCGCCACCAAGGTGGATGGTTGCGCCTCGCAGGTCTGGATCATGCCGCGGATCGAAGGGCAGGGGCCAGAAGCGCGGTTCGACTTTCAAGGTGAAAGTGACGCGATGATTGTGCGGGGCTTGATTGCGGTCTTGCACGCGCTTTATGCGGGCCTGAGCATTGCCGAGGTTTTGGCGGTTGATCCACGGGCAGAATTGGCGCGGTTGGGGTTGAATGACCACCTCTCTGCGCAGCGCTCAAACGGGTTGCGGGCCATGGTCGAACGCATCCACCTATTGGCGGCAGAAGCGCGGGGTTAA
- a CDS encoding phosphoribosylformylglycinamidine cyclo-ligase, with translation MPADAQAPKNSLTYAQAGVDIDAGNALVDRIKPAAAATARAGTMSGLGGFGALFDLKAAGYHDPILVAATDGVGTKLRIAIDTGAVDTIGIDLVAMCVNDLVCQGAEPLFFLDYFATGKLAVDQAARIIEGIAEGCAQSGCALVGGETAEMPGMYDAGDFDLAGFAVGAMERGASLPANVTAGDVILGLASDGVHSNGYSLVRRIVDVSGLAWSDPAPFAPETSLGAALLAPTRLYVKPILEAIRAGGVHGLAHITGGGLTENLPRVLPQGLGARIDLGAWGLPPVFQWLAETGGIETREMLKTFNAGIGMCVVVDAAEADAIARLLVAAGETVTRLGVVEAGSGVTHEGALS, from the coding sequence ATGCCCGCAGATGCGCAAGCGCCCAAAAACAGTCTCACCTATGCCCAAGCGGGTGTTGATATTGATGCGGGCAATGCGCTTGTTGATCGGATCAAACCTGCCGCTGCCGCGACTGCGCGAGCGGGGACGATGTCGGGACTGGGCGGTTTTGGGGCTTTGTTTGATCTCAAGGCTGCAGGATATCATGACCCGATTTTGGTCGCCGCCACCGATGGGGTTGGCACCAAGCTGCGCATCGCGATTGATACGGGCGCGGTGGACACCATTGGCATTGATCTGGTGGCGATGTGCGTGAATGATCTGGTCTGCCAAGGGGCGGAGCCTTTGTTCTTCCTTGACTATTTTGCCACGGGCAAATTGGCGGTAGATCAGGCTGCGCGGATCATCGAAGGGATTGCCGAGGGCTGTGCGCAATCGGGCTGTGCCTTGGTTGGGGGGGAAACCGCCGAAATGCCTGGTATGTATGACGCAGGCGATTTCGACCTTGCGGGCTTTGCCGTTGGCGCGATGGAACGTGGCGCAAGCCTGCCTGCCAATGTCACGGCGGGCGATGTGATCCTTGGCTTGGCCTCGGACGGGGTGCATTCAAACGGCTATTCCTTGGTGCGCCGCATTGTTGATGTGTCGGGTTTGGCATGGTCAGACCCCGCGCCCTTCGCCCCTGAGACAAGCCTTGGCGCCGCGCTTTTGGCCCCAACACGGCTTTATGTGAAGCCTATTCTTGAGGCGATCCGCGCAGGCGGGGTGCATGGGTTGGCCCATATCACGGGCGGTGGTTTGACCGAGAACCTGCCCCGTGTCCTGCCTCAGGGGCTTGGCGCGCGGATTGATTTGGGCGCTTGGGGTCTGCCACCCGTGTTCCAGTGGTTGGCCGAAACAGGCGGGATAGAGACGCGCGAGATGCTCAAGACCTTTAACGCAGGGATTGGGATGTGCGTGGTAGTCGATGCGGCTGAGGCCGATGCCATTGCGCGGCTCTTGGTGGCTGCGGGTGAAACCGTGACACGGCTTGGCGTGGTTGAGGCGGGCTCTGGCGTGACCCATGAGGGCGCGCTTTCGTGA
- the bmt gene encoding betaine--homocysteine S-methyltransferase translates to MSNRLQTLLETRDWLMADGATGTTLFNMGLQSGDAPELWNEDHPDRIAELYRGAVNAGSDIFLTNSFGGTRARLKLHDAQDRAFDLNRIAAEIGREVADASGREVVVAGSMGPTGEIMVPMGPLTHEAAVEMFHEQAEGLKAGGADVCWVETISAPEEYAAAAEACKLAGMPWCGTMSFDTAGRTMMGVTSAAMSDLVEKLDHKPLAYGANCGVGASDLMRTVLGFRASGNERPVIAKGNAGIPKYVDGHIHYDGTPELMARYAVLARDAGAKIIGGCCGTQPVHLAAMRKALEETPRGAVPSLEQIAEELGGFSSGSDGTDGNGPQRRERTGRRRS, encoded by the coding sequence ATGTCGAACCGTTTGCAGACCCTTTTGGAAACCCGCGATTGGCTGATGGCCGATGGCGCAACGGGCACGACCCTCTTTAACATGGGGCTGCAATCGGGCGATGCGCCAGAATTGTGGAACGAAGATCACCCTGATCGCATTGCCGAACTCTATCGCGGGGCCGTCAATGCGGGATCCGATATCTTCTTGACCAATTCCTTTGGTGGCACGCGCGCACGGCTGAAATTGCATGATGCCCAAGATCGCGCCTTTGACCTAAATCGAATTGCCGCAGAGATCGGCCGCGAAGTCGCTGATGCCTCTGGCCGCGAGGTGGTCGTTGCAGGGTCCATGGGGCCAACGGGTGAGATCATGGTGCCAATGGGGCCTTTGACCCACGAGGCCGCCGTGGAGATGTTCCATGAACAGGCCGAAGGGCTTAAGGCAGGCGGTGCGGATGTATGTTGGGTCGAGACAATCTCAGCCCCCGAAGAATACGCCGCCGCAGCCGAAGCGTGCAAACTAGCAGGTATGCCATGGTGCGGCACCATGAGCTTTGACACGGCAGGGCGCACGATGATGGGTGTCACCTCCGCCGCGATGTCGGATTTGGTTGAGAAACTGGATCACAAACCTTTGGCCTATGGTGCAAATTGCGGTGTTGGGGCCTCGGATTTGATGCGCACGGTTCTGGGCTTTCGCGCCTCGGGCAACGAGCGCCCCGTGATTGCCAAGGGCAATGCAGGCATCCCCAAATACGTTGATGGCCATATCCATTACGATGGCACCCCCGAGTTGATGGCCCGTTACGCCGTTCTAGCCCGCGATGCAGGGGCCAAGATCATCGGGGGCTGTTGCGGCACCCAACCTGTCCATCTTGCGGCAATGCGCAAGGCGCTGGAAGAAACCCCGCGCGGCGCCGTTCCAAGCCTTGAACAGATCGCCGAAGAGTTGGGCGGCTTTTCCTCAGGATCGGATGGCACGGATGGCAATGGCCCGCAGCGCCGCGAGCGCACAGGCCGCCGCCGCAGCTAA
- a CDS encoding HAMP domain-containing protein, whose translation MTRLIKKMLPRGLYGRAALIMLVPILTIQLVVSAAFLQRHFDGVTRQMMEGLAVELRFIIQEIERGGIWAGRSVAAPLEISLFEGGDKPFEGGGLEARAFYDLSGRSVIEVLRRAVPEVTWIDLITDDRKVMIGLRLADGTRVDAEIARRRVSASNPHQLLVLMVFTGILMTTVAFLFLRNQLRPIRRLARAAEDFGKGRIVDYSPAGALEVRSAGRAFLDMRNRIENQIEQRTMMLSGVSHDLRTPLTRMKLGLSVMEESEDVTALRRDVEEMETLLEAFLDFARGDALDDLAELDIDKFLREIVSDATRSGAQINFAHSSNSGMLQDYTATFRPAALRRALGNLISNAQRYGSEARVTLSLTPRQWRISVEDDGPGIPADQREEAMRPFVRLDVARNQNRGSGVGLGLAIAQDIARRHGGRLTLGKSADLGGLKADIILPR comes from the coding sequence TTGACGCGATTGATCAAGAAAATGCTGCCACGCGGCCTTTATGGGCGGGCTGCGCTGATCATGCTTGTGCCAATTTTGACGATCCAGCTTGTGGTTTCTGCGGCGTTTTTGCAGCGCCATTTTGACGGGGTGACGCGTCAGATGATGGAGGGGTTGGCGGTTGAGCTGCGCTTTATCATCCAAGAGATTGAGCGCGGCGGGATTTGGGCAGGTCGCAGTGTGGCCGCCCCGCTTGAGATCAGCCTTTTTGAGGGTGGGGACAAGCCATTTGAGGGCGGTGGACTGGAGGCGCGCGCCTTTTATGACCTCTCAGGGCGCAGTGTGATTGAGGTTTTGCGCCGTGCGGTGCCTGAGGTGACATGGATTGATCTGATCACCGATGATCGCAAAGTGATGATCGGGCTGCGTCTTGCCGATGGCACGCGCGTGGATGCCGAGATTGCACGGCGGCGTGTATCGGCCTCGAACCCGCATCAATTGTTGGTCTTGATGGTGTTTACGGGCATTTTGATGACTACTGTGGCGTTTCTCTTTCTACGCAACCAACTGCGCCCCATTCGCCGCTTGGCGCGGGCGGCAGAGGATTTCGGCAAAGGCCGCATCGTGGATTACAGCCCCGCAGGGGCATTGGAGGTGCGCAGTGCGGGCCGCGCCTTCCTCGATATGCGCAATCGTATTGAAAACCAGATCGAGCAGCGCACCATGATGCTCTCAGGTGTCAGTCATGATTTGCGCACCCCGCTGACGCGGATGAAATTGGGTCTCAGTGTCATGGAGGAAAGCGAAGATGTGACGGCCCTGCGCCGTGATGTCGAGGAGATGGAAACCCTGCTCGAGGCGTTTCTTGATTTCGCGCGTGGCGATGCATTGGATGATTTGGCGGAATTGGATATTGATAAATTCCTGCGCGAGATTGTCTCGGATGCCACGCGGTCAGGGGCGCAGATCAACTTTGCCCATTCTTCGAACAGTGGGATGCTTCAGGATTATACGGCCACATTCCGACCTGCGGCGCTGCGCCGTGCGCTTGGCAATTTGATTTCAAATGCGCAGCGATATGGCAGCGAGGCGCGTGTGACCTTGTCGCTTACGCCGCGCCAATGGCGCATTTCTGTGGAAGATGACGGGCCAGGCATCCCCGCAGATCAGCGCGAGGAGGCGATGCGCCCCTTCGTGCGGTTGGATGTGGCGCGAAACCAAAATCGCGGCTCGGGCGTTGGATTGGGTTTGGCGATTGCGCAAGATATTGCACGACGGCATGGCGGGCGGCTGACTTTGGGGAAAAGCGCCGATCTGGGCGGATTGAAAGCAGACATCATTCTACCGCGATAG
- a CDS encoding phosphoribosylglycinamide formyltransferase → MKRVAILISGGGSNMVELLKSMTGDHPARACVVLSNIPDAGGLAKAEAAGVPTVVVDHKPFGADRAAFEAEMAKALDQYQPDIIALAGFMRVLTAEFVARYQGRMLNIHPSLLPKYRGLHTHARAIEAGDDIAGCTVHEVTADLDDGPILGQARVPVVAGDTPETLAARVLVQEHRLYPAVLRRFAAGDRSPLIFEDAAP, encoded by the coding sequence GTGAAACGGGTCGCCATCCTGATTTCAGGGGGCGGTTCCAATATGGTGGAACTGCTCAAGTCAATGACGGGGGATCACCCCGCGCGGGCCTGTGTGGTTTTGTCGAATATCCCTGATGCGGGCGGTCTGGCCAAGGCAGAGGCCGCAGGCGTGCCAACAGTGGTGGTGGATCACAAACCTTTTGGGGCTGATCGCGCGGCCTTTGAGGCTGAGATGGCCAAGGCGCTTGACCAATATCAGCCTGATATCATTGCGCTTGCGGGTTTTATGCGGGTTTTGACCGCTGAATTTGTGGCCCGCTATCAGGGGCGGATGCTGAATATTCATCCCTCGCTATTGCCCAAATATCGCGGCCTGCATACCCATGCCCGCGCGATTGAGGCAGGGGATGATATCGCAGGCTGCACAGTGCATGAGGTGACCGCGGATTTGGATGATGGCCCGATCTTGGGGCAGGCACGCGTCCCTGTGGTGGCGGGGGATACGCCCGAAACCTTGGCCGCGCGGGTTTTGGTGCAGGAGCATCGCCTTTACCCTGCCGTATTACGCCGCTTTGCTGCGGGGGATCGCAGCCCGCTGATCTTTGAGGATGCTGCGCCCTGA
- a CDS encoding DUF1638 domain-containing protein: MTKPALHLPDDDTLRDSGVSASGRGRVLLLACGALAHEVLAIKAANGFDHLDLQCLPAILHNRPELIPDAVEAAVTRARGDYDSIYVLYADCGTGGALAARCAALGVDMLEGPHCYSFFEGNARFEDLGEVTAFYLTDFLTRQFDAFVTRPLGLDKHPELRDIYFGNYEKLVYQAQTDDAALTEKAKACADFLGLAFERRFTGYGDLETALKKWAD; this comes from the coding sequence ATGACAAAGCCCGCCCTGCATCTGCCAGATGACGACACGTTACGCGATAGCGGCGTTTCAGCATCTGGCAGGGGGCGGGTTTTGCTTTTGGCCTGCGGGGCCTTGGCGCATGAAGTTTTGGCGATCAAAGCGGCCAATGGGTTTGACCATCTCGACCTGCAATGCCTGCCCGCCATTCTACACAATCGCCCCGAATTGATCCCTGACGCGGTTGAAGCGGCGGTCACGCGGGCGCGTGGGGATTACGACAGTATCTATGTGCTTTATGCCGATTGCGGCACAGGCGGGGCTTTGGCCGCGCGCTGTGCCGCGCTTGGCGTTGACATGCTCGAAGGCCCACATTGCTACAGCTTTTTCGAGGGCAATGCCCGCTTTGAAGACTTGGGCGAGGTCACTGCCTTTTACCTGACGGATTTCCTTACCCGTCAATTTGACGCTTTTGTTACCCGCCCTCTTGGCCTCGATAAACACCCCGAATTGCGGGATATCTATTTTGGCAATTACGAAAAGCTGGTTTATCAGGCGCAGACAGATGACGCCGCCCTAACCGAAAAAGCCAAAGCCTGTGCCGATTTTCTCGGCCTTGCTTTTGAACGCCGCTTTACGGGCTATGGTGATCTTGAAACGGCCCTGAAAAAATGGGCGGATTAA
- a CDS encoding B12-binding domain-containing protein gives MSDENDEIILSELDDDELVQQMFDDLYDGLKEEIEEAVNILLERGWAPYDILTKALVGGMTIVGHDFRDGILFVPEVLMAANAMKGGMAILKPLLAETGAPRIGKMVIGTVKGDIHDIGKNLVTMMMEGAGFEVVDLGINNAVEAYLEALEKETPDILGMSALLTTTMPYMKVVIDTMKEQGIRDDYIVLVGGAPLNEEFGRAIGADAYCRDAAVAVETAKEFVLRKHNQMAAH, from the coding sequence ATGTCTGACGAAAATGATGAAATCATCCTCTCAGAACTGGACGATGACGAACTTGTCCAACAAATGTTCGATGACCTCTACGATGGTCTAAAAGAAGAAATCGAAGAGGCGGTTAACATTCTGCTTGAGCGCGGATGGGCCCCCTACGACATCCTGACCAAGGCCCTGGTGGGTGGTATGACCATTGTGGGTCACGATTTCCGTGATGGCATCTTGTTCGTGCCCGAGGTTCTGATGGCGGCCAATGCGATGAAGGGTGGCATGGCCATCCTTAAGCCGCTTTTGGCAGAAACAGGCGCCCCCCGTATCGGCAAAATGGTGATTGGCACGGTAAAGGGCGATATCCATGATATCGGCAAGAACCTTGTCACCATGATGATGGAAGGCGCAGGTTTTGAAGTGGTTGACCTTGGTATCAATAACGCGGTCGAAGCCTATCTTGAAGCCTTGGAAAAAGAGACCCCCGACATTCTGGGGATGTCCGCACTTTTGACAACGACCATGCCCTATATGAAGGTCGTGATCGACACGATGAAAGAGCAAGGCATCCGCGATGATTACATCGTGTTGGTCGGCGGCGCGCCCTTGAACGAAGAATTTGGCCGCGCGATTGGCGCAGACGCCTATTGCCGTGACGCGGCCGTGGCCGTGGAAACCGCCAAGGAGTTCGTTCTGCGCAAACACAACCAAATGGCCGCGCATTAA
- the rnd gene encoding ribonuclease D, with protein MLRPDLEGGFPFPAPFRKPVYRGKIEEVTPLPKTLTTTSELAEFCEAAAQHPYVTVDTEFLRERTYYAQLCLVQLAMPGTDDSGAVLVDPLAEGMSLEPLYELFRNPDVVKVFHAARQDLEIFHVEGGLVPAPLFDTQVAAMVCGFGDQVGYETLVRKIAKAALDKSSRFTDWSRRPLSDAQKTYALADVTHLRQIYEYLSAQLARSGRSAWMEEELAQLTNADSYIVNPDHAWMRIKMRSSSGRLLAVVRELATFREAYAQERNIPRSRVFKDDALMELASTKPRSLADLSKSRLLLREARRGDIAEGIIAAVNRGMDTPPEKFPKLPNGPDRSDLNPALADLLRVLLKAKADEAGVAQKLIASSADLDNIASGHLDGLWRKGWRGKVFGEDALRLVQGDVGLGVKGSKVVLFEL; from the coding sequence ATGCTGCGCCCTGATCTAGAGGGGGGCTTTCCTTTTCCTGCGCCTTTTCGTAAACCCGTGTATCGCGGAAAAATTGAAGAAGTAACGCCCTTGCCGAAGACGCTGACAACCACATCCGAATTGGCCGAATTTTGCGAGGCCGCCGCACAGCACCCTTATGTGACCGTTGACACTGAATTCCTGCGCGAGCGCACCTATTATGCGCAGCTGTGTCTTGTTCAATTGGCGATGCCGGGCACGGATGACAGTGGTGCGGTTTTGGTTGACCCGCTGGCCGAAGGCATGTCGCTTGAGCCGCTTTATGAGCTGTTCCGCAATCCTGATGTGGTCAAGGTGTTCCATGCTGCGCGGCAGGATCTCGAGATCTTTCATGTGGAGGGCGGGCTCGTGCCTGCGCCTCTCTTTGATACGCAAGTGGCCGCAATGGTCTGCGGATTTGGCGATCAAGTGGGATATGAAACTTTGGTGCGCAAAATTGCCAAGGCCGCGCTTGATAAATCCTCACGCTTTACCGATTGGTCGCGGCGTCCTCTATCTGATGCGCAAAAAACCTATGCCTTGGCCGATGTCACGCATCTGCGCCAGATTTATGAATATCTGTCCGCGCAACTGGCCCGATCTGGGCGCAGTGCATGGATGGAGGAAGAATTGGCGCAGCTGACCAATGCAGACAGCTATATCGTAAATCCAGATCACGCGTGGATGCGGATCAAAATGCGCTCAAGCTCGGGAAGGCTTTTGGCGGTTGTGCGTGAATTGGCCACATTCCGCGAGGCCTATGCGCAGGAACGTAACATCCCGCGCTCGCGCGTCTTCAAGGATGATGCCTTGATGGAATTGGCCTCGACCAAGCCGCGCTCTTTGGCGGATTTGTCGAAATCGCGCCTATTGCTGCGCGAGGCGCGGCGGGGCGATATTGCGGAAGGCATTATTGCGGCGGTCAATCGCGGCATGGACACGCCGCCCGAAAAATTCCCCAAATTGCCAAATGGGCCAGATCGCAGCGACCTTAACCCTGCCTTGGCGGATTTGCTGCGTGTCTTGCTCAAGGCCAAGGCCGATGAAGCGGGCGTTGCACAAAAGCTGATCGCGTCCAGCGCGGATTTGGACAATATCGCGTCTGGCCATTTGGATGGCCTGTGGCGCAAAGGTTGGCGCGGTAAGGTCTTTGGCGAGGACGCATTGCGCCTTGTTCAAGGCGATGTGGGCCTTGGTGTCAAAGGCAGCAAAGTAGTTTTGTTCGAACTTTAA